From Luteolibacter arcticus, one genomic window encodes:
- a CDS encoding tryptophan 7-halogenase: MVSFSESEGSSPAIRRVLVLGGGSAGLLAALTLKRLMPALEVTLVRSSEIGVIGVGEGTTAVFPSHLFDTLGISKEEFYREAQPTWKQGIRFLWGPRDEFFYDFEFQYDQQFPGTRKATGFYSVGDCRDLSQAGALMLQGKAFTTGPLNRPVIKGQYAFHIENHRLVTCLEAIAARSGVTIEDDTLDRVEMAGGEVAALHFKNSGSRTADLYVDASGFRAELIGKALNEPFKSFAGGLFCDRAVIAGWDRTDEPILPFTTAETMDNGWCWQIEHETFINRGYVYGSDFVSDDDAKAELLAKNPKITAEPRVVKFRSGRYERNWVGNVVAVGNASGFVEPLEATALAQIIYECRWLVESLNLTGGQPDDAMKTSYNRIVGIAWDEIRDFLAFHYKFNTRLSTPFWNHCRNETSLGNYEELYRLYREVGPSPTLLVHAIPNRPNIYGVEGFLAMLVGMQVPYQRVHLAIPEEREAFDRQRQKLANVAKGGVSVRDALDAIRKNGWQWT; encoded by the coding sequence ATGGTCTCATTTTCTGAATCGGAAGGAAGTTCCCCGGCGATCCGTCGCGTGCTGGTGCTTGGCGGCGGCAGTGCCGGTCTGCTCGCAGCGCTCACGCTGAAGCGCCTGATGCCGGCGCTGGAAGTCACGCTGGTGCGCAGCTCGGAGATCGGCGTGATCGGCGTGGGGGAAGGGACCACCGCGGTGTTTCCCTCGCACCTCTTCGACACGCTCGGGATTTCCAAGGAGGAGTTCTACCGCGAAGCGCAGCCGACGTGGAAACAAGGGATCCGCTTCCTGTGGGGACCGCGGGACGAATTCTTCTACGACTTCGAGTTCCAATACGACCAGCAGTTCCCCGGCACGCGCAAGGCGACCGGCTTCTACTCCGTGGGCGACTGCCGCGACCTATCGCAGGCCGGCGCGCTGATGCTGCAGGGCAAAGCCTTCACCACCGGCCCGCTCAATCGCCCCGTGATCAAGGGCCAGTATGCCTTCCACATCGAGAACCACCGGCTCGTCACCTGCCTCGAAGCGATCGCCGCGCGCAGCGGCGTGACGATCGAGGACGACACGCTGGACCGCGTGGAAATGGCTGGCGGCGAGGTCGCGGCGCTCCATTTCAAGAACAGCGGCAGCCGCACCGCCGATCTCTACGTCGATGCCTCGGGCTTCCGCGCCGAGCTGATCGGCAAGGCGCTCAACGAGCCCTTCAAGAGCTTCGCCGGCGGCCTGTTCTGCGACCGCGCGGTGATCGCCGGTTGGGACCGCACCGACGAGCCGATCCTGCCCTTCACCACCGCCGAGACGATGGACAACGGCTGGTGCTGGCAGATCGAGCACGAGACCTTCATCAACCGCGGCTACGTCTATGGCAGCGATTTCGTCTCCGACGACGACGCGAAGGCCGAGCTGCTCGCCAAGAATCCGAAGATCACTGCCGAGCCACGCGTGGTGAAATTCCGCAGCGGCCGCTACGAGCGGAACTGGGTCGGCAACGTCGTGGCCGTGGGCAATGCCTCCGGTTTCGTCGAGCCGCTGGAAGCCACCGCACTCGCCCAGATCATCTACGAGTGCCGCTGGCTGGTCGAGTCGCTGAATCTCACCGGCGGCCAGCCGGACGATGCGATGAAGACGAGCTACAACCGCATCGTCGGCATCGCGTGGGACGAGATCCGCGACTTCCTCGCCTTCCACTACAAGTTCAACACCCGCCTCTCGACGCCCTTCTGGAACCACTGCCGGAACGAAACCAGCCTCGGCAACTACGAGGAACTCTACCGCCTCTACCGCGAGGTTGGCCCGAGCCCGACGTTGCTCGTCCACGCCATTCCGAACCGCCCGAACATCTATGGCGTGGAAGGTTTCCTCGCCATGCTCGTCGGCATGCAGGTGCCCTATCAAAGGGTGCACCTCGCCATCCCCGAGGAGCGCGAGGCCTTCGACC
- a CDS encoding RNA polymerase sigma factor yields MSSPGFHSTRWTLVRRAQGRGDEARVALSELCEIYYEPVVQFTRRWCADDHRAEDLAHGFFEDLLGRETLGAADPGKGRFRSYLLAAVKHFLSHQRQREAAAKRGGGVEMVAVDDAADCGISAEWEQEFDRAWALALIRRALEALGDEMEKSGKRLPFDTLRPWLDGGMQGDAAEAGLALGLSPAALKVAIHRLRQRFRQRVRDEIAATVEPAEVEGEFRHLVEVWVR; encoded by the coding sequence ATGAGTTCCCCAGGATTTCACTCCACCCGCTGGACCCTCGTCCGCCGCGCCCAGGGTCGCGGGGACGAGGCGCGGGTGGCGCTGTCGGAACTGTGTGAGATCTACTATGAGCCCGTGGTGCAGTTCACCCGCCGCTGGTGCGCGGACGATCACCGCGCCGAGGACCTCGCCCATGGCTTCTTCGAGGATCTGTTAGGTCGCGAGACCTTGGGTGCCGCGGATCCCGGCAAGGGCCGCTTCCGCAGCTACCTGCTGGCTGCCGTGAAGCATTTCCTCTCCCACCAGCGACAGCGCGAAGCCGCCGCGAAACGAGGCGGCGGCGTGGAAATGGTGGCCGTCGATGACGCCGCGGACTGCGGGATTTCCGCCGAGTGGGAGCAGGAATTCGACCGGGCGTGGGCGCTGGCCCTGATCCGCCGCGCGCTGGAGGCCCTCGGCGATGAGATGGAAAAATCCGGCAAGCGCCTGCCTTTCGACACGCTGCGGCCGTGGCTCGACGGCGGCATGCAGGGTGACGCGGCTGAGGCCGGGCTGGCCTTGGGGCTGTCTCCGGCGGCCTTGAAGGTCGCCATCCACCGGCTGCGCCAGCGCTTCCGCCAACGGGTGCGCGACGAAATCGCCGCCACCGTGGAGCCGGCGGAGGTCGAGGGGGAATTCCGCCACCTTGTGGAGGTGTGGGTGCGGTAA